A single window of Nyctibius grandis isolate bNycGra1 chromosome 16, bNycGra1.pri, whole genome shotgun sequence DNA harbors:
- the LCNL1 gene encoding lipocalin-like 1 protein → MRTLGLSLGLALLCLLRAEAADLGAAGVDKSKIEGRWNIVALASDSKDYLRQRDELKMAMANIAVLGEGDLRVSFAIPSPKGCRKSEWIYKKTGVPGEYYSRERSHTRVKVLDTDSETYAVIFASKVKDGKTLHMLRLYSRTREVSPKVAALFKKLAREKNFTDEMIRMLPRQEECSLDEV, encoded by the exons ATGAGGACCTTGGGGCTGAGCCTggggctggccctgctctgcTTGCTGCGTGCGGAGGCTGCGGACCTCGGGGCAGCGGGGGTGGACAAGAGCAAG ATTGAAGGGAGATGGAACATCGTTGCTCTGGCCTCCGACTCCAAGGACTACCTCCGGCAGAGGGATGAGCTGAAGATGGCGATGGCCAACATCGCCGTCCTGGGGGAGGGTGACCTGAGGgtctcctttgcaattcccag CCCGAAGGGATGTAGGAAATCGGAGTGGATCTACAAGAAAACGGGCGTCCCGGGCGAATACTACAGCCGTG AGAGAAGCCATACAAGGGTGAAGGTGTTGGATACTGACAGCGAGACATACGCGGTTATCTTTGCCTCCAAGGTGAAGGATGGGAAGACCTTGCACATGCTGAGGCTCTACA GCAGAACCCGTGAGGTGAGCCCCAAAGTCGCAGCGCTGTTCAAGAAGCTCGCGAGGGAGAAGAACTTCACCGACGAGATGATCAGGATGCTGCCCAGGCAGG aggaaTGCAGCCTTGATGAAGTGTAG
- the LOC137670914 gene encoding lipocalin-like yields MHATLLGVLGLALLGALHAQDSIPVQTDFQQDKLTGRWYSIGLASNSNWFKEKKHLMKMCTTDISATADGNLQVTSTYPKGDQCEKKNSLYTKTEQPGRFSYTSPRWGSNHDIYVVETDYKEYALVATHITKSTGSYTMVLLYSRTKSLSPERLERFSQFSKEQGLMDEEILILPQTDKCMADTA; encoded by the exons ATGCACGCCACGCTGCTCGGAGTCCTGGGGCTGGCCCTGCTCGGGGCACTGCACGCGCAGGACAGCATCCCTGTGCAAACCGACTTCCAGCAGGACAAG CTCACGGGGAGATGGTACAGCATCGGCCTGGCCTCCAACTCCAACTGGTTCAAGGAGAAGAAGCACCTGATGAAGATGTGCACCACGGACATCTCCGCCACCGCAGATGGGAACCTACAAGTCACCTCCACCTACCCCAA GGGTGACCAGTGCGAGAAGAAGAACAGCCTTTACACCAAGACGGAGCAGCCGGGGCGGTTCAGCTACACCAGCCCAC GCTGGGGCAGCAATCATGACATCTATGTGGTGGAGACCGACTACAAGGAGTACGCCTTGGTGGCCACCCACATCACCAAGAGCACTGGCTCCTACACCATGGTGCTGCTCTACA GTCGGACAAAGTCGCTCAGTCCCGAGCGCCTGGAGAGGTTCTCCCAGTTCTCCAAGGAGCAGGGCTTGATGGACGAAGAGATCCTCATCCTGCCCCAGACGG ACAAATGCATGGCAGACACTGCCTAG
- the LOC137670899 gene encoding lipocalin-15-like → MEVTVPSLALALLCLLRAGAEVPVQPGFDAEKFAGTWHVAAAVSNCSVFLKMKDAMKSSIITISFTPEGDLAMKVVWPMLDKCQTFEQLFQRSEPAGHYTAAQDKRDLRVRETDYGHYAIVHELHQSGREPSAALQLLTREQDASPQLLQKFKELIPTVRGLTEDMLAVLPKSDQCTKAIS, encoded by the exons ATGGAGGTGACAGTGCCCAGCCTGGCgctggccctgctctgcctgctgcgggcaggggctgAGGTCCCCGTGCAGCCGGGCTTCGACGCCGAGAAG TTCGCAGGGACGTGGCACGTCGCAGCCGCCGTTTCCAACTGCTCCGTGTTCCTGAAGATGAAGGACGCGATGAAGTCATCCATCATCACCATCAGCTTCACGCCGGAGGGGGACCTGGCTATGAAGGTCGTGTGGCCCAT gCTGGACAAATGCCAAACGTTTGAGCAGCTCTTCCAGCGAAGTGAGCCGGCGGGGCACTACACGG CAGCGCAAGACAAGCGGGACCTGCGCGTGAGGGAGACGGACTACGGCCACTACGCCATCGTGCACGAGCTCCATCAGAGCGGGCGGGAGCCCAGCGCCGCGCTGCAGCTCCTCA CGAGGGAGCAGGACGCgagcccccagctcctgcagaagtTCAAGGAGCTCATCCCCACGGTGAGGGGCCTGACCGAGGACATGCTGGCCGTCCTGCCCAAGTCGG ATCAGTGCACCAAGGCCATCAG CTGA
- the NPDC1 gene encoding neural proliferation differentiation and control protein 1 — translation MMVAARGAAARRGALLLLLAALGASHLRLARAATSCPRSLDCALKRREFCPPGSGACGPCLPPFQEDHRGECVRKQLSPSGRASIPSLEEEIDYLADVLARQEAPRPHPLRDGKPGTTPVPANGRQRVASRLREGLLQRGPAGSEAATTLPTSTTATVQKYPVEASPIPSSDDVVLGLIAVCTVAGVSALIVAAVCWCRLQKEVRLAQKADYSAQRAASPLPYDKISPGDKTLAQSAQMYHYQHQKQQMLSMEKHKEEPKLPDSASSDEENEDGDFTVYECPGLAPTGEMEVRNPLFDDSSLHPSNPKSHQ, via the exons ATGATGGTGGCGGCCCGGGGAGCTGCCGCCCGCCGCGGagccttgctgctgctcctcgCCGCCCTCGGGGCCTCTCACCTACGCCTCGCCCGTGCCG CAACGTCGTGTCCCCGGAGCCTGGACTGTGCCCTGAAGCGCCGGGAGTTCTGCCCGCCGGGGTCGGGCGCCTGCGGCCCCTGCTTGCCCCCCTTCCAGGAGGACCACCGAGGGGAATGCGTCCGCAAGCAGCTCTCACCCAGCG GGCGCGCGTCCATCCCCAGCTTGGAGGAAGAGATCGATTACCTGGCGGATGTGCTGGCCAGGCAAGAGGCTCCTCGCCCTCACCCGCTGCGGGACGGCAAGCCCGGGA CCACCCCGGTCCCCGCCAACGGCAGGCAGCGCGTGGCCAGCCGGCTGAGAGAGGGGCTTCTGCAGCGGGGTCCCGCTGGCAGCGAGGCGGCCACCaccctccccacctccaccaCCGCCACGGTCCAGAAGTACCCCGTGGAGGCGTCCCCCATCCCTTCAAGTGACGACGTGGTGCTCG GGCTGATCGCGGTGTGCACGGTGGCCGGGGTCTCGGCGCTGATTGTGGCTGCGGTTTGCTGGTGCAG GCTGCAGAAGGAGGTCAGGCTGGCGCAGAAAGCAGACTACTCGGCACAGCGAGcagccagccccctgccctACGACAAGATCTCG CCCGGGGACAAGACACTGGCTCAGAGTGCCCAGATGTACCACTACCAGCACCAAAAGCAGCAGATGCTCTCCATGGAGAA GCATAAAGAGGAGCCCAAGCTGCCAGACTCGGCGTCATCTGACGAGGAGAACGAGGATGGAGACTTCACTGTGTACGAGTGCCCCGGGCTGGCTCCG ACTGGAGAAATGGAAGTGAGAAACCCACTGTTCGACGATTCCTCCTTACATCCCTCCAACCCCAAATCGCACCAGTAA